From one Meles meles chromosome 18, mMelMel3.1 paternal haplotype, whole genome shotgun sequence genomic stretch:
- the LOC123930070 gene encoding basic proline-rich protein-like: MVLGTWKDASLRNFSLSKCPNREPWKLSGTSRQALTARTVKAWARAYRKLAPAGEHRAPGPPAPAPHPRPRLGHPGHTLPPRPPPRPPAPGPCVLPPAPRPRVAAYPLSYTGCSRSPPASGARRRRPCAASAERSQGGGRPGARAPAHVDRGRAGRAPARSPGWGSRKVTASRSAANRRVPLGHPRPCRWGPWPAAPLPPPKRGLARRPDRTRALCCTNRGECGRARGACTLSASTPGRARAGPRGRFLSRSARALPPPSPTRAWRI; encoded by the exons ATGGTGCTTGGGACATGGAAGGATGCATCGCTTAGAAATTTCAGCCTAAGCAAGTG CCCCAACCGGGAACCTTGGAAGTTGAGCGGGACCAGCCGTCAGGCGCTGACAGCTCGGACCGTCAAG GCGTGGGCCCGAGCCTACCGCAAATTGGCTCCGGCGGGTGAGCACCGGGCGCCCggccccccggccccggccccccaCCCACGGCCGCGCCTCGGGCACCCCGGCCacaccctccccccccgccccccaccccggccgccTGCGCCCGGGCCCTGCgtgctgccgcccgcgccccggcCCCGCGTCGCTGCCTATCCCTTATCCTATACCGGCTGCAGCCGGTCTCCGCCGGCCTCGGGGGCGCGCCGCCGCCGACCATGTGCTGCGAGCGCCGAGCGCAGCCAAGGAGGGGGCCGGCCTGGCGCGCGCGCGCCGGCCCACGTGGACCGGGGCCGCGCCGGGCGCGCGCCCGCCCGGAGCCCGGGCTGGGGGTCACGGAAGGTAACGGCGTCGCGGTCTGCAGCCAACCGCAGGGTCCCGCTgggccacccccgcccctgccgcTGGGGTCCCTGGCCCGCCGCCCCGCTCCCCCCACCCAAGCGCGGCCTTGCGCGCCGGCCCGACCGGACCCGGGCGCTTTGCTGCACCAACCGCGGGGAGTGCGGGCGTGCTCGGGGCGCCTGCACCCTCTCCGCCAGCACCCCTGGCCGGGCGCGCGCGGGGCCCCGGGGCCGCTTCCTTTCCCGCAGCGCCCGGGCGCTCCCACCGCCCAGTCCCACCCGCGCCTGGAGGATCTAG